One Rouxiella sp. S1S-2 genomic window, GCGCAGCATGGTGACCGTTCTGAGTCAGCGCGTGCACGTCTTTAACAGCACGCTGCGTGATAATCTGCTGCTTGCTGCCCCTGAAAGCAGTGATGAGCAACTTGCCACGGCGCTGCGCCAGGTTGAGCTCGATAGCCTTCTGGAAAATCAGGGCCTGAATGCCTGGCTGGGAGAAGGTGGTCGCCAGCTCTCCGGCGGAGAACAGCGCAGATTAGGCCTGGCGCGCGCCCTGCTTCACGATGCACCGCTGTGGATCCTTGATGAGCCTACGGAAGGCCTGGACGCCGAAACGGAACGCCACATCCTTACGCTGCTCGATACGCATTGTAAAAATAAAACGCTGCTCATGATTACCCACCGCCTGACCGGCCTCGAAAAGATGGACCGCGTTTGCGTGATGAATGCGGGTCAGATAACGTCATCTACGGCTTTTGTGTAACGAGGATACTATGCGTCTGATGCAGCTTTTAGCTAACTCGGTGAACTTTCCACGACCGGAAACGGCGTTACTTCAGCCGAACGGTCTGCTGGCGGTAGGCGGCGATTTAAGCCCGGCTCGCCTGCTCTCGGCCTATTACAGCGGTATTTTCCCGTGGTTTGACCCGGGTGAGGCCATCCTATGGTGGTCTCCCGACCCGCGTGCAGTGCTGGTTCCGGCCGAAAAACACCTCAGCCGCAGCCTGCGCCGCTTTATGCGCCAGTCAGACTACCGTTATACGCTTAATCGCGCCTTTGAGCAGGTTATCTCCGCCTGCGCCGAAGCGCGCAGTGAAGGCACCTGGATAGGGCCGCAGGTAAAACAGGGATATTTGCAACTGCATCAGCAGGGCCATGCGCACTCT contains:
- the aat gene encoding leucyl/phenylalanyl-tRNA--protein transferase translates to MRLMQLLANSVNFPRPETALLQPNGLLAVGGDLSPARLLSAYYSGIFPWFDPGEAILWWSPDPRAVLVPAEKHLSRSLRRFMRQSDYRYTLNRAFEQVISACAEARSEGTWIGPQVKQGYLQLHQQGHAHSIEVWSGDRLVGGMYGVAVGGLFCGESMFSRSLNASKCATMTFCQYFTANGGELIDCQVLNPHTASLGAKEIPRRQFLQQLSRLSQRTLPPECWLPQDLPPHDVDLPSLLKE